A window of Nitrospirota bacterium contains these coding sequences:
- the mtnP gene encoding S-methyl-5'-thioadenosine phosphorylase, translated as MERKKGKALAIGKSNVKLGVIGGSGLYDMEGMTGIKKITLKTPFGSPSGPYVTGNLEGQRVAFLARHGEGHKWLPSEINYRANIFGMKMLGVERIISVSAVGSMKEVIEPGHLVIPDQFFDHTKQRRSTFFGEGVVAHVSFAHPICPELSKSLFHAGQQIGAQIHWGGTYLCMEGPQFSSKAESLIYRKWGVDIIGMTNVTEAKLSREAEICYSTIALATDYDCWHEEEAHVNVESVIKILNQNVVLSKNLIRKAIPGLDRERKCTCVTALKNAIITSKKKITVHLKKKLNPLIQKYL; from the coding sequence ATGGAAAGGAAAAAGGGCAAAGCTTTGGCTATTGGAAAATCGAACGTTAAATTAGGCGTGATTGGCGGCAGCGGTCTTTATGACATGGAGGGGATGACCGGGATAAAAAAAATCACGCTTAAAACGCCGTTTGGATCTCCTTCAGGTCCCTATGTTACCGGAAATCTGGAGGGTCAACGCGTCGCATTTCTGGCCCGACATGGAGAGGGACATAAGTGGCTTCCTTCAGAGATCAATTATCGGGCAAATATCTTTGGCATGAAAATGCTTGGAGTGGAAAGAATCATTTCGGTCAGCGCGGTGGGAAGCATGAAGGAAGTGATTGAGCCGGGCCATCTTGTTATTCCCGATCAGTTTTTTGATCATACGAAACAGCGAAGAAGCACTTTTTTTGGAGAAGGCGTTGTGGCGCATGTCTCGTTCGCCCATCCCATCTGCCCGGAACTTTCGAAGTCGCTTTTTCATGCGGGACAGCAGATCGGTGCCCAGATACATTGGGGAGGAACCTATCTGTGCATGGAAGGCCCTCAATTTTCCAGTAAAGCAGAATCACTGATTTACCGAAAATGGGGAGTCGATATTATCGGAATGACGAATGTGACGGAAGCGAAGCTCTCCAGGGAGGCCGAAATTTGTTACTCGACGATCGCACTGGCCACCGACTACGATTGTTGGCATGAAGAAGAGGCTCATGTCAATGTGGAGAGCGTCATCAAGATTCTGAATCAAAATGTCGTGTTATCCAAAAACCTGATTAGAAAAGCGATTCCCGGGCTGGACAGGGAGCGAAAATGTACCTGTGTCACCGCTTTAAAGAACGCCATCATTACTTCGAAAAAGAAGATAACGGTTCACCTTAAAAAGAAGCTGAATCCTCTGATTCAGAAATATTTATAA
- the hfq gene encoding RNA chaperone Hfq: MNLQDMFLNQIRKEKIIVTVHLINGVVIQGTIKGFDSFSIFLKNDHQELIYKHAIVSIVPQKEVQALKEQDEKSSISEIKSVLQS, from the coding sequence ATGAATTTACAAGATATGTTTCTTAACCAGATTCGAAAAGAAAAAATTATTGTTACCGTTCATTTGATTAATGGGGTCGTCATTCAGGGAACCATAAAGGGGTTCGACAGTTTTTCGATATTTTTGAAGAACGATCATCAGGAACTGATTTACAAACATGCGATCGTTTCGATTGTACCGCAAAAAGAGGTTCAGGCTCTGAAAGAGCAGGACGAAAAATCGTCTATTTCAGAAATTAAGAGTGTTTTACAATCCTGA
- the miaA gene encoding tRNA (adenosine(37)-N6)-dimethylallyltransferase MiaA, with amino-acid sequence MQNMNSPLLVIVGPTASGKSRLAMELADESGSEIISADSRLIYRGMTIGTAKPSIQEMNRVKHHMIDLIDPDRSYSVGEYRKNVEEILGRETDRASSPPFILTGGTGLYVKAVLYGLWDGPPADRKLRETLLLREEESKGVLYRELCEADALSSSRIHPNDLSKIIRAIEVYYLTGRPLSSFHSEHRFRVGTRPFRIIGLRIERNALYRRIEARVDQMIRDGWIEEVESLIKNGYHEKLPAMRSLGYDTLSAFLKGSYSRPQAIQLIKQETRNYAKRQMTWFNKDRNIQWLDQDQTGEWVRQFRQELFFTQNCQSR; translated from the coding sequence TTGCAGAATATGAATTCTCCTCTCTTGGTCATTGTCGGTCCTACTGCCTCGGGTAAGAGCCGTTTGGCAATGGAACTGGCCGATGAGTCAGGGTCTGAAATAATCAGCGCCGATTCGAGATTGATTTACAGGGGAATGACAATAGGCACGGCCAAACCTTCCATTCAGGAAATGAATCGCGTTAAACATCATATGATTGATCTGATCGATCCTGATCGGTCCTACAGCGTTGGAGAATACAGAAAAAATGTAGAGGAAATTCTGGGGAGAGAAACAGATAGAGCTAGCTCTCCTCCTTTTATTCTCACGGGGGGAACGGGATTGTACGTGAAAGCCGTCCTGTACGGACTATGGGATGGTCCTCCGGCCGACCGGAAATTGAGGGAAACCCTTCTCCTTCGGGAGGAGGAATCGAAGGGAGTCTTGTATCGGGAACTTTGCGAAGCAGATGCTCTTTCATCATCAAGAATTCATCCGAATGATTTATCTAAAATCATTCGGGCAATCGAAGTCTATTATTTGACGGGAAGGCCCCTTTCCTCCTTTCACTCCGAACACCGGTTTCGTGTGGGAACTCGCCCTTTTCGGATTATTGGTTTAAGAATTGAGCGAAACGCACTTTATCGACGTATTGAGGCCAGAGTGGATCAGATGATTCGAGATGGGTGGATTGAAGAAGTGGAAAGTTTAATAAAAAACGGATATCATGAAAAGCTTCCTGCAATGCGCAGCCTCGGTTATGATACCCTCAGTGCATTTCTCAAAGGGTCATATTCGCGGCCACAGGCGATTCAGCTGATCAAACAAGAGACCAGGAATTATGCCAAACGACAGATGACTTGGTTTAATAAGGATCGGAATATTCAATGGTTAGATCAGGATCAAACAGGCGAATGGGTCAGACAGTTTCGTCAGGAATTGTTCTTCACACAAAACTGTCAGAGTCGTTGA
- the mutL gene encoding DNA mismatch repair endonuclease MutL: protein MSSRIKILSTSLINRIAAGEVVERPASIVKELVDNAIDANSAEIVIRVREGGKGFISVSDNGDGMTPEDANLAFERHATSKLSSEEDLDSIRSLGFRGEALPSIAAVSRIHLSTQSRESRGIELELVSGKMTFKREMGRAPGTEISVSELFENYPARKKFLRSASTELAQIVSVVNQLALAHFRICFELIHHDKRLFRLPGVESFKDRIYQIYGGEILEKLVSIQDGDHSEFGMEGYVTLPPHTYPNRSMQELFINHRPIRNQVIHHAVYEAFSSHLMKGQHPAFFLLLEMDPSRVDVNVHPSKKEVRFPDSSLIHQSVYKRVKRSLVQGAFSSQSNEPVYKEIAGMISPDRMTAFEIKEGKNEYIIRSGIKPLPESETDPDLFRNKDLIHEPCFKVLGQFRSMFLLIQSGDELLIIDQHAAHERILFEKYRSLSENDDKQTESLLIPLTFEMTLKDLLVLKEYQPLFTETGIELDFYGENTVVVRSLPQFLLKADMRSLLTQLTEEIVLFQGFSSDKAKRDSILATIACHAAIKAGQSLENAEIAALFTGISRLENPSTCPHGRPITRHLGLTELEKMFCRI, encoded by the coding sequence ATGTCTTCCAGGATTAAAATTCTTTCTACTTCCCTTATCAATCGAATCGCGGCCGGCGAAGTCGTGGAGCGTCCCGCTTCTATTGTCAAGGAACTGGTGGATAATGCCATTGACGCAAATAGCGCCGAAATCGTCATCCGCGTGAGGGAGGGCGGCAAGGGATTCATTTCTGTTTCGGATAACGGAGACGGCATGACTCCCGAGGATGCCAACCTGGCGTTTGAGAGGCATGCCACCAGCAAGCTTTCGTCCGAAGAAGATCTGGATTCGATTCGATCACTTGGGTTCAGAGGTGAAGCCCTGCCCAGTATCGCCGCGGTATCCCGTATTCACCTTTCAACACAATCGAGAGAAAGCAGGGGAATAGAGCTGGAGCTGGTTTCCGGAAAAATGACGTTTAAGAGAGAAATGGGACGAGCTCCGGGTACCGAGATTTCGGTATCGGAGCTTTTTGAAAACTATCCGGCAAGAAAGAAGTTTCTCCGTTCCGCTTCAACGGAGTTGGCGCAGATTGTTTCTGTTGTGAATCAGCTGGCGTTGGCTCACTTTAGAATCTGTTTTGAACTGATTCATCACGATAAAAGATTGTTTCGGCTTCCCGGCGTTGAAAGTTTTAAGGATCGCATTTATCAAATCTATGGCGGCGAAATACTGGAGAAACTGGTTTCCATACAGGACGGGGATCATTCAGAGTTTGGCATGGAAGGATACGTCACGCTTCCGCCTCACACCTATCCGAATCGGTCTATGCAGGAGTTATTTATCAATCATCGACCGATCCGAAATCAGGTCATTCACCACGCCGTCTATGAAGCTTTTTCCTCCCATCTGATGAAGGGTCAACATCCCGCCTTTTTTCTGTTACTTGAAATGGATCCTTCCCGGGTGGATGTCAATGTTCATCCCTCCAAAAAGGAGGTGAGATTTCCGGATTCTTCTCTTATTCACCAATCGGTTTACAAGAGAGTTAAGAGGTCATTGGTTCAAGGGGCTTTCTCCTCTCAATCGAATGAGCCTGTTTACAAGGAAATAGCAGGCATGATATCGCCGGATCGCATGACGGCCTTTGAAATCAAGGAGGGGAAGAATGAATATATTATCCGTTCCGGTATCAAGCCCTTACCTGAATCCGAAACAGATCCTGATTTGTTTAGAAACAAAGATTTGATTCATGAGCCTTGTTTCAAAGTTTTAGGACAATTCCGCTCGATGTTTCTCCTGATCCAGTCCGGAGACGAGCTTCTTATTATTGATCAACATGCGGCCCATGAGCGGATATTATTTGAGAAGTATCGATCTCTATCCGAAAACGACGACAAGCAGACCGAATCCCTCTTGATCCCCCTCACTTTCGAAATGACCCTGAAGGATCTTCTGGTCCTTAAAGAATACCAACCTCTTTTTACGGAGACAGGGATTGAGCTTGATTTCTATGGAGAAAATACCGTGGTAGTCCGGTCTCTTCCCCAATTTCTCCTGAAAGCAGATATGAGATCCCTGTTGACGCAATTGACTGAAGAGATCGTCCTGTTCCAGGGATTTTCTTCTGATAAAGCGAAGCGTGACAGCATCCTTGCGACGATTGCTTGTCATGCGGCGATTAAAGCGGGACAATCGCTTGAAAATGCTGAAATCGCCGCTCTTTTTACCGGAATCTCCCGACTGGAAAATCCGTCAACCTGTCCACATGGAAGGCCGATTACCCGTCATTTAGGATTAACTGAACTGGAGAAAATGTTTTGCAGAATATGA
- the ybgF gene encoding tol-pal system protein YbgF has product MRRKIQIISKSMAMVSIAMISAGCAFQSDLTDLHLELDQMKDKMAQINLKLDANDRVLKDKSQTTTKEQGDAFLKLDQIGVDIQTVQGRIEENNHSLSDLSQKAEEQSLRLTDLNSRMGNFESRLGILEKSVQTAKTAPADTLPDDQGKLILPGKSQENTIPSNVTITPQEAYNLAYNDYVKGNYDLALLGFQNFTQQFPASLLAPNAYYWLGESFFSKKEYPKAIENFDKVAREFPKHDKVASSILKEGYAYIEMGEKPRGKAYLKKVIEQYPRSNEANLAKEKLTTIK; this is encoded by the coding sequence ATGAGAAGGAAAATTCAAATCATTTCAAAATCGATGGCTATGGTCAGCATCGCAATGATCAGCGCGGGTTGTGCATTTCAATCCGATTTGACCGATCTCCATCTGGAGTTGGATCAGATGAAAGATAAAATGGCCCAGATCAATTTAAAACTCGATGCCAATGACAGGGTATTAAAAGACAAATCTCAGACCACCACCAAGGAACAGGGAGATGCTTTTTTGAAGCTGGATCAGATCGGTGTCGATATTCAGACTGTCCAGGGAAGGATTGAAGAGAACAACCATTCTTTATCCGATCTTTCCCAAAAGGCCGAGGAACAGTCGCTTCGTTTGACGGATCTGAACTCCAGGATGGGAAATTTCGAAAGTCGATTGGGTATTTTGGAAAAATCAGTTCAGACCGCTAAAACAGCTCCCGCAGATACTCTGCCCGATGATCAGGGTAAACTGATTCTTCCCGGTAAGAGTCAGGAAAACACGATCCCTTCCAATGTCACGATTACGCCCCAGGAGGCATATAATCTGGCCTACAACGATTATGTTAAAGGAAATTATGATCTTGCCCTGCTGGGATTCCAGAATTTTACACAACAGTTTCCGGCATCTCTTCTGGCGCCTAATGCATACTACTGGCTGGGTGAGAGTTTCTTCAGCAAGAAAGAATATCCAAAGGCGATTGAAAATTTTGATAAGGTGGCCAGGGAATTTCCAAAGCATGATAAAGTGGCCAGTTCCATTTTGAAAGAGGGTTATGCCTATATCGAAATGGGAGAAAAACCAAGAGGAAAAGCCTACCTGAAAAAGGTCATTGAACAATATCCCAGGTCCAACGAGGCAAATCTGGCCAAGGAAAAACTGACAACCATCAAATAA
- the tolB gene encoding Tol-Pal system beta propeller repeat protein TolB, translating into MESPRTPLGVLGFQAESSLEQELQTLREVLIADLKRSLAFQLTDLSHMPLPLALNPDEVKKIAGERQEIILSGKVKKEGERIKMDLSLFNGKTGKWIWETVFAGSIKDLRPISHRASDKIVLQLTGEPGIAESEIAFVSDSKGSKEIYRMDYDGFNARLMTLNHTINLFPRWSPDGKKISYTSYIDRNPDIWIMDVTTSKRWKVTSGGLNLSAVWFPDGKRIVFARSLDGQTQLFTSTEEGKNVQRLTFSQGNDLSPSFSPTGAEIVFNSDRGGSPQIYIMNQDGSNVRRLTFEGDYNTTPSWSPKGDWIAYTCRADGKLHVCLISADGQRKMNLSSILNVDDECPVWSPDGRHLTFSSNRDGRQSLYMMTSEGTEIEKITQSSGNFINPAWSPVRH; encoded by the coding sequence ATGGAATCTCCGAGAACGCCATTGGGTGTTCTCGGATTTCAGGCAGAGTCAAGCCTCGAACAGGAGCTTCAGACTTTAAGAGAAGTCCTGATCGCAGATTTGAAACGGTCACTTGCATTTCAATTGACTGATCTCTCCCATATGCCCCTGCCGTTGGCTCTCAATCCCGACGAAGTAAAAAAAATTGCGGGGGAGCGTCAGGAAATTATTTTGAGCGGGAAAGTGAAGAAAGAGGGGGAGAGAATTAAAATGGACCTTTCCCTTTTTAACGGTAAAACCGGAAAATGGATCTGGGAAACGGTCTTTGCCGGATCCATAAAAGATTTGCGTCCGATTTCTCACCGGGCGTCGGACAAGATTGTCCTCCAATTGACCGGGGAACCCGGCATCGCAGAATCCGAAATCGCATTTGTCTCGGATTCAAAAGGATCAAAAGAAATTTACCGGATGGATTACGATGGTTTTAATGCCCGGCTCATGACTTTGAATCACACGATCAATCTTTTTCCGCGCTGGAGTCCGGACGGAAAAAAAATATCTTATACCTCGTATATTGACCGCAATCCGGACATTTGGATTATGGATGTCACGACCTCGAAAAGATGGAAAGTCACTTCCGGAGGGTTGAATTTGTCGGCAGTCTGGTTTCCTGACGGTAAACGGATCGTCTTTGCGAGAAGCCTTGACGGCCAGACTCAGCTTTTCACCTCTACGGAAGAGGGCAAGAATGTGCAGAGGCTCACTTTTAGCCAGGGCAATGACCTTTCTCCATCCTTTTCTCCAACGGGAGCAGAAATCGTGTTTAATTCCGACCGGGGCGGATCGCCCCAGATTTATATTATGAACCAGGATGGGAGTAATGTGAGACGGCTCACTTTTGAAGGAGATTACAACACGACACCGTCCTGGTCTCCCAAAGGGGACTGGATAGCCTACACGTGCAGGGCGGATGGAAAACTTCATGTTTGTCTGATTTCAGCGGATGGCCAGAGGAAAATGAATCTTTCTTCGATTCTCAATGTGGATGACGAATGTCCTGTCTGGTCGCCGGACGGAAGACATCTGACTTTCAGTTCGAATCGAGACGGGAGACAGAGTCTATATATGATGACCTCGGAAGGAACAGAAATCGAAAAGATTACACAAAGCAGCGGAAATTTTATAAATCCCGCCTGGTCGCCGGTCAGGCATTGA
- a CDS encoding TonB family protein, translating to MTFTSLHMKQMVYISIVFHFLLMTSLYLFQTLKWQHPIARPKPLSVQWVNLSRYQPESKKKIEPVQIPLPPKKVASLPPLRNKPAFKSVLPPPKRIPSKAKNIPDMEQPVQKKIEPPEPPRIEEKKGSPEPLIEPQKVDIAPLSEIDPTYVERMKRTVDLNFNPPVFNGTPKEVTVSFEVLKNGIIKNPKIVKSSKDSYFDMAALRAIFESRRFGQLPADYPSLSVEITCTFSQNKGS from the coding sequence ATGACTTTCACGTCACTTCACATGAAGCAGATGGTCTACATTTCAATTGTGTTCCATTTCCTGCTTATGACAAGTCTTTATCTCTTTCAAACTCTCAAATGGCAACATCCTATTGCCAGGCCGAAGCCGCTCTCGGTGCAGTGGGTGAATCTTTCCAGGTATCAACCCGAATCGAAAAAGAAGATAGAACCGGTTCAAATACCCCTACCGCCCAAGAAAGTGGCTTCGCTGCCCCCGTTACGTAACAAGCCTGCATTCAAATCAGTTCTCCCGCCGCCGAAGAGAATACCTTCCAAGGCGAAAAATATCCCGGATATGGAACAACCGGTTCAAAAGAAAATTGAACCTCCGGAGCCTCCCCGGATCGAGGAAAAAAAAGGAAGTCCGGAGCCGTTGATCGAACCTCAAAAAGTTGACATCGCGCCTCTGTCTGAAATCGATCCGACCTATGTTGAACGAATGAAGAGAACAGTCGACCTGAACTTCAATCCTCCTGTTTTCAACGGAACTCCGAAAGAAGTGACGGTCTCGTTTGAAGTCCTTAAAAACGGTATCATCAAAAATCCTAAAATTGTAAAAAGTTCCAAAGATTCCTACTTCGATATGGCTGCGCTGAGGGCGATATTTGAATCTCGCAGATTCGGCCAGCTCCCTGCGGACTATCCATCTCTATCCGTTGAAATTACTTGTACTTTTTCACAAAATAAAGGATCATAA
- a CDS encoding biopolymer transporter ExbD, translated as MNFNEPKKYMAEINVVPLVDVVLVLLIIFMVTAPLLYRGIALKLPKSEVNSIKSEEGKTVSVLKDRQIYLDSRIVSLRELERSLTSLKDKNPDVNLFLRADRDVPYGIVVQVMDIIKKAGIERLGMVTESENMIPKP; from the coding sequence ATGAATTTCAATGAACCTAAAAAATATATGGCGGAAATCAACGTCGTTCCCCTGGTCGACGTTGTTCTGGTCCTTTTGATTATATTTATGGTCACGGCTCCTCTTTTGTACCGTGGCATTGCACTGAAATTGCCCAAATCCGAAGTCAACTCGATCAAATCTGAGGAAGGAAAGACGGTATCTGTATTAAAAGATCGACAAATTTACCTGGATTCCAGAATCGTTTCGCTGCGCGAACTGGAAAGGTCGCTTACTTCTCTTAAAGACAAGAATCCCGATGTGAACCTGTTCCTCAGGGCGGATCGGGATGTCCCCTATGGCATTGTGGTACAGGTCATGGATATCATCAAGAAGGCAGGTATTGAACGACTCGGAATGGTGACAGAATCAGAAAATATGATTCCTAAACCGTGA
- a CDS encoding MotA/TolQ/ExbB proton channel family protein gives MVDLILTASYITLTVLIILLFFSIFSWAGIFYKFRVFSRVKKATRLFLHDFKKGEDPVALKKGALRHKESPLAMLYLGSLKRLQRKGILSDQLEIDIRHETTPEPVFRNLGRVLKTIRNEELVSLESYLSYFAIIGNISPFIGLFGTVLGIIDAFQNISQIGSANIAAVAPGVAEALVATAAGLLTAIPAVIAYNYFLNSLRIMDSQMEGFSEELILFFEEHSKTSTQSHAASK, from the coding sequence TTGGTTGATTTAATCCTCACTGCCTCTTACATCACCCTTACCGTCCTTATTATACTTCTTTTCTTTTCGATCTTTTCATGGGCCGGAATTTTCTATAAATTTCGTGTATTTTCGCGAGTCAAAAAGGCCACAAGATTATTTCTTCATGATTTTAAAAAAGGCGAAGACCCTGTTGCATTGAAAAAGGGGGCACTCCGACACAAGGAATCCCCTCTTGCGATGTTATACCTGGGTTCTCTCAAAAGACTTCAGCGAAAAGGGATTCTTTCTGATCAGCTTGAAATAGATATCCGGCATGAGACAACGCCGGAACCCGTCTTCAGGAACCTCGGCCGGGTCCTTAAAACAATCAGGAACGAGGAGCTGGTTTCTCTTGAAAGCTATCTTTCCTATTTCGCCATTATCGGAAATATTTCTCCGTTTATCGGTCTGTTCGGAACTGTACTGGGAATTATCGATGCATTTCAGAACATCAGTCAGATCGGCTCGGCTAACATAGCCGCCGTCGCACCCGGCGTCGCCGAGGCCCTTGTCGCGACTGCGGCTGGCTTGCTGACCGCGATTCCCGCTGTGATCGCCTATAACTATTTCTTGAATTCCCTGCGAATCATGGATTCTCAGATGGAAGGGTTTTCTGAAGAGCTGATCCTTTTCTTTGAAGAACATTCCAAGACTTCAACGCAATCTCATGCCGCCTCGAAATGA
- a CDS encoding 3-oxoacyl-ACP reductase FabG, with product MSGARKTALVTGGGRRLGRNISLALAKEGFDVMVNYFQSEGSAQKTASEIREMGRRVMTYGADVSNSDQVHGLVKKTLDHFGSIDLLVNNAAIFSQIPFEKLTESIWDKTIDTNLKGTFLCSREVGAHMMNRRSGIIINIASLGGVQPWVNETPYSVSKAGVIMLTKCLAKGLAPHVRVNAVAPGYIEIPDPILEKVFPPPPLTKIPLRRYGRPEEVSDLVVYLATKGEYITGQIFTVDGGKSLYT from the coding sequence ATGTCAGGAGCGAGAAAAACAGCTTTAGTCACGGGAGGCGGCAGAAGACTGGGACGCAATATCAGTTTGGCTCTTGCCAAAGAGGGTTTTGACGTCATGGTCAATTATTTCCAATCCGAAGGCTCCGCACAAAAGACCGCATCCGAAATCAGGGAGATGGGAAGACGGGTGATGACCTATGGAGCGGATGTATCCAACTCTGATCAGGTTCATGGCCTGGTTAAGAAAACGCTGGATCATTTCGGATCCATCGATCTCCTCGTCAACAATGCCGCAATCTTCTCTCAAATACCTTTTGAAAAACTGACGGAATCGATTTGGGACAAGACCATCGATACCAATCTGAAAGGAACCTTTCTTTGTTCCCGTGAAGTCGGCGCGCATATGATGAATCGACGTTCAGGAATCATCATCAACATCGCCTCGCTGGGAGGAGTCCAGCCCTGGGTCAATGAAACGCCTTACAGCGTGTCGAAGGCGGGGGTGATTATGTTGACAAAATGCCTTGCCAAGGGATTGGCTCCCCATGTCCGGGTGAATGCCGTTGCTCCAGGTTATATTGAAATCCCTGATCCGATTCTTGAAAAAGTATTTCCGCCCCCACCGCTGACTAAAATTCCCCTCAGACGATATGGGAGACCCGAAGAGGTATCCGATCTGGTCGTTTATCTGGCGACAAAAGGGGAATATATTACCGGGCAGATTTTTACCGTGGATGGGGGGAAGTCCCTTTATACCTGA
- a CDS encoding Hsp20/alpha crystallin family protein, with amino-acid sequence MTLIKWSPFRELTALQGRMNKFMEDPFLSLPIAFEKGEGVDWVPSVDIFEKENALVLRAELPDMEMSDIDISVDANTLQIKGNRKLAHEDKKENYHRIERVYGAFSRTFTIPDFVSLDKIEATYDKGVLTITLPKKEEVKPKKIKIDIK; translated from the coding sequence ATGACACTTATAAAATGGTCCCCTTTCAGAGAGTTGACCGCTCTTCAGGGGAGAATGAATAAATTTATGGAAGATCCTTTTCTCAGCCTGCCCATTGCCTTTGAGAAGGGTGAAGGAGTCGACTGGGTACCCTCGGTCGATATTTTTGAAAAAGAGAACGCCCTTGTCTTAAGGGCCGAACTTCCAGATATGGAAATGTCGGATATCGACATTAGCGTCGATGCCAATACGCTCCAGATTAAGGGAAACAGGAAACTGGCGCATGAGGATAAGAAAGAGAATTATCACCGTATTGAACGCGTCTATGGCGCATTTAGCCGTACTTTTACGATTCCGGATTTTGTTTCTCTGGATAAAATCGAAGCAACTTATGATAAGGGTGTCCTAACGATAACCTTGCCTAAGAAAGAGGAAGTTAAACCGAAAAAAATCAAGATCGATATAAAATAA
- a CDS encoding RNA polymerase factor sigma-32, with the protein MDDLEGHEMSGLPILDPVAEEDRGVVPFDPLKKYLSEIRKYPFLSREEEVDLARRYREQGDTDAISKLILSHLRMVYFIAMEYRQGSFPVMDLIQEGNIGLMVAIKKFDPYKGIRVGTYAAWWIRAFILRHIINNFRLVKVGTTQAQRKLFYNLQKEKQKLRALGYDPDVKLLAETLQVKEKEVVEMDQRMGSWEVSLDAPAHDESEEAVGANLPSGEEMLDDQIAGEELKSLFHEKLLSFQETLNARDQEILQSRILSEEPLTLLEIAKKNHISKERARQLEEKILKNMKRYMAKEIKDFKLISE; encoded by the coding sequence ATGGATGATCTTGAAGGACATGAAATGAGCGGGCTACCGATTTTAGATCCCGTTGCGGAAGAGGATCGTGGTGTTGTTCCCTTTGACCCGCTCAAAAAATACCTGTCTGAAATCCGGAAATATCCCTTTTTATCCCGCGAGGAAGAGGTCGATCTGGCGCGACGCTATCGAGAGCAGGGCGATACGGATGCCATATCAAAATTGATCCTTTCACATTTAAGAATGGTTTATTTTATTGCCATGGAATACCGGCAGGGTTCTTTTCCCGTCATGGATCTGATTCAGGAAGGCAATATTGGCTTGATGGTGGCCATCAAGAAATTTGATCCCTACAAGGGGATCCGGGTCGGAACTTATGCTGCCTGGTGGATCAGGGCATTTATCCTTCGGCATATCATTAATAACTTTCGCCTGGTGAAGGTGGGAACGACCCAGGCGCAAAGAAAACTTTTCTACAATCTCCAGAAGGAAAAACAAAAGCTTCGTGCCCTGGGTTACGATCCCGACGTCAAACTTCTAGCGGAGACGCTTCAAGTAAAAGAGAAAGAGGTCGTCGAGATGGATCAGAGAATGGGGAGTTGGGAGGTTTCCCTTGATGCGCCCGCACATGACGAGAGCGAAGAAGCGGTTGGAGCCAATCTTCCTTCAGGAGAGGAGATGCTGGATGACCAGATTGCCGGCGAAGAATTAAAAAGTCTCTTTCATGAAAAACTCCTTTCCTTTCAGGAGACGCTCAATGCAAGAGATCAGGAAATTCTTCAGTCCCGGATTCTGTCGGAAGAGCCGTTAACACTCCTTGAAATTGCCAAAAAGAACCATATTTCCAAAGAAAGGGCGCGCCAGCTTGAGGAAAAGATCCTGAAGAATATGAAGCGCTATATGGCAAAGGAGATCAAAGACTTTAAGCTGATTTCTGAATAA